TCGTCAACGCCGTCCGCGACTGTGCCGGCGACGTCAGCGACGCCCGGCGTGAGGCCGCGGAAGCCGGCCGCGAGGCGTACGAGCTGGTGGCCGGCGCGGCGGTCGCGTAGGCCCCGCTGCCCGTGGCGCATACTGTCCTCAGGCGGGCATGACGCGACGCGCGAGGAGGTCCGCTGGAGGATGGACGGCCGGCTCGGCTACTACGCACGGTGGGCGTGGCGCGCAACCGTGACGCGGCGGCCCGGCCCGCTCGTCTACGGCATCGCCCCCACCGACAGGTGCAATCTCACCTGTCGCGGCTGCGCCATCCCCGGACGCGCCCGGCCGGACATGACGTTCGACGCCCTCGCCGCGCTGCTCCGCGACGCACGCGCCCGCGGATTCCGCGAGCTGTACTTCACGGGCGGCGAGCCGATGCTGTGGCGCGACGGCGGGCGCACGCTCGACGACGCCATCGCCGAGGCGAGGCGCGCAGGCTTCTACCACGTGCACGTGTACACGAACGGCACGCTCGGGCTCGCGTGCGGCGCGGACCTCGCGTGGGTGAGCGTCGACGGCCTGCCGGAGACGTACGGGCGCCGTCGCGGCGACCACTTCAGCGAGGTCGAGGCCGCGATCCGGGCGCCGGGGCACCCGAGAACCGCGGTCATCTACACCGTCGACCGGACCACCGAGGGCGGCATCGAGCCGTTCCTGCACTGGGTGCGCGACACCGCCCTGCCCGTGACCGGGGTGATGTTCTACTTCCACACCCCGTACTACGGCCGCGACGAGCTGTACCTCGACGCTGACGAACGCGCGCCCGTGATCGACCGCCTGCTCGCGTGTATCCGCGATCGCCTCCCCGTGCTCAACTCGCGCGCCGGCCTGCTCGCGCTGCGCTCGGGCAGGTGGGCGCGCCGCACGCCCGCCGCCGCGGTGGCGGACGTCGACGGCGAGTCGGTCTGCTGCCGCGCGTCCGACGAGGTCTGCGAGGACTGCGGCTACGCCGCCTGCACCGAGATCGTCGAGGCGCTCCGCCTGCGCCCGAGCGCGGTCCTGGCGATGGCGAGGTACTGGTGAGCGGGCCGGGCACCGGCGTCTCGCGGCTGGTGACGCAGGCCGTGCGGCGGCATCTCGTCGGACCGGAGCAGCGCTGGCGGTTCGAGCCCCCGCCTCCCGGCTGGACACCGCCGCGCGTGGAGCGCACCTCGCTCTACCTGCACGTGCCGTTCTGCCGCAACTGCTGCCCGTACTGCCCGTACACCAAGGTCCCGTACCGTCCCGAGCTGGTGGGACCGTACACCCGCGCCGCCCTGCTCGAGGTCGACCGCTGGGCGGACGCCGTCGGCGACGCCGAGGTGACGAGCATCTACGTGGGCGGCGGCACGCCCACGCTCGCGCTCGGCGCGGTCGCGTCCGTGCTGGCGCGCATGCGCGAACGCTTCCGCATGACCGGCGACGCCTGCATCGAGACCGGCCCCGCCGACGTGGACGAACGCGTCGTGGAGCAGCTGCACGCCTGCGGGGTCGAACTCGTGTCGCTCGGCGTGCAGTCGTTCGACGCGAAGCACCTCGCCACCATCGGGCGGCGCTACGAGCCGGCCGTCGCCGAGAGCGCGCTGGCGCTGCTGGCGGCGGGCGGGTTCGCGTCGGTGAATGCGGACATCATGTTCGCGCTTCCGGGCCAGTCGACAGCGGACGTGCTGGCCGCGCTCGACCGCGCCGCCGAACTGGGAGCGGACCAGGTGACGACCTACCCGCTGTTCACCTTCCCCTACACCTCGGTCGGCGAGTACCTGCACCTCAGGGGCGTGCGGATGCCGGACCTCGCCACGCGCCGCGAACAGTACCGCGCGATCACCGGCTGGGCGGAGCGCAACGGCTTCGCGCGCGTGTCGGTGTGGGGATTCAAGCGCGGCGACGCGCCCCGATACTCGTCTGTGACCCGCGACGGCTACCTCGGCATCGGGCCGGGAAGCGGCTCGCACCTGCCGGACGGTTTCACGCTGAACACGTTCGACCTCGGCGAATGGGAACGGACGCTTTGCCAAGGCCGCTCGCCGATCGCGCTGCGGATGCCGTTCGACGGCGAGATGGGCGGCTGGTGGTGGTTGTACTGGCGCTTCTACGACACGCGCATCCCGATGGCGTCGCTCGACGACGAACTCGGCGCCGACGCCGCCAAAGCGCGCCGATGGCTCGCGGCGGTGCGCGCGGCCGGGCTGGCCGAGCGCCGCAACGGTACGATGGAGTTGACGGACACGGGCACCTTCTGGCTCCACTTGGCGCAGAACCACTTCGCGCTCGCGTACGTGGATTCGGTATGGACCGGCGCGAGGCGCGAGCCGTGGCCGGACCACGTGGACATCTGAGGGGTGGAGACGCGATGAGGACGACGATCACGTGGCTGGCGTGCGCAGCGCTGCTCGCGGCGGTGGCGCTCGGAGCGAGCGGCTGCTGGTGCCCCGCGACGGGCGTGGTGTCGCGGCTGCTGCGGCCGGAGACCGACAACGCACGGCCCGAGGAGGACGGCCCGCTCGCCGAGGACGCGACCGGCACCGCCGAGGCGGACGGCGCGGGAGAGGCCGCGGCCGAGGGCTCCGGCGGACAGGCCGCCGAGCCGGACGACACCTCGGCCGGCTACGTCCCGCCTCCGGGCGTCGAGCCGCAGGACCTGTTCGTGATCATCTACGCCAGCGAGTCCTCGGAGCAGGCCGCCGAGACGAAGCGGGCCCGGTACCAGGGCCAGTACGGTGACGCGGCGCCCATCCTCGCCGTCGACCAGTCCGTCCACTACGACGGGCTCAAGCCGGGGTACTGGATCGTGGTGTCCGGCTACCGCGACCGCGAGACCGCCGCCCAGGACCTCGACTGGGCGAAGCAGCACGGCATCCCGGGCTACATCAAGCAGGCCACCAAGCTGTGCGACGACGAGATCGAGGTCTTCGAGCTCGGGGACTGAAGCGGCGCGGCCACCTCCGCGCGCTACACTATCCGCGCGCGGAGGGGTGGCAGAGTGGTTGATCGCCCCGGTCTTGAAAACCGGTAGGCCCTTGCGGGTCTCGTGGGTTCGAATCCCACCCCCTCCGCCAGCCTTCGCCCGCCGAAGACGCGAAGAGCCCCGCGCATCTGTTCGCGCGGGGCTCCTTGGCCCCGCGGCGCAAGGACACCCGCCGCGTGACGTTCGTCCTCCCCCGGGAGGTCGTTTCCTCTAGCAGGCCTGCCGCATCGTGCCGGCCTCGGCCCGGTGACGCTCGACGACGCGCATGGCACCGGCGATGTCGTTCGGGTACAGCTCGGACGGCACGGCCCTCGGTCCCGCCAGAGCGAACACGACGTGGCGGGCGCACTCCTCGCCACCGCGCCCGCACAGGTTCGCCTTCAGGATCGGCTCGACCGGACCGAACTTCCCGGCATGCCGCTCGAAGAAGAAGCAGAACTCCTTGCACTCACACTCCTGCGATGCCATACGGCATCCCTCCAAGCATCGTTCGCGTCCGGCAGAGCGCGTCGATCGCAGCCGACAGCCTCGTCTCCGTGCAGCAGTCTCGGCCCTGCCGGCGCCGGACACCATCGCCGGGACGGGCACGGTGCGCTCGTCCGAAAGTACGAGGGAAGATGCGGCCGCGCCTCGCGGGCGATGCGCGTGACCAGCCGCGGCTCAGGCTTCTTCGACGAGCCCCCGGCGGATCGCCTCGCGCACGGCCTCGACGCGGTTGCGCGCCTCGAGCTTGCGGTACAGGTGCGCCAGATGCGTCTTCACGGTGCTCGCGGACATGTGGAGCCGCTCGCCGATCTCGTCGGTGGTCAAGCCGTCCCGCAGCGCGACGAGCACCTCGGCCTCCCTCGGCGTGACCGACTCGCCGTTGGCCACGCTCAGGTCGCGCATCCGGCGCATGACCTCCGGGCTCGCGTAGAAGTTGCCCGCGGCGACCTCGCGCACCGCCTGCGGCAGATCGTCGGACGAGCTGTCCTTGAGCAGGTAGCCGTCCACGCCCGCCTCGAGGGCCATGACCATCTCGGCCTCGGACCGCACGCCGGTGAGGATGAGGATGCGGACCGAGGGGGCGACCTGCTTGGCCCGCCGGGCGAAGTCCGCGCCGAGGCCGTCGGGGAGGCGCATATCCATCACGACGACGTCGGGCTCGCAACGGTCGAGCGACGCGATGAACGGGCAGCCCGCCTCGTACGCGCCGACCACCTCGAACTCCGTGTCCCGACCGAGCACGGCCTCGATGCCGTCGCGCACCACGCGGTGGTCGTCGACGATCGCGATCCTCAGCATGCAAGCCCTCCTAGCATGGCATCCACACCTGCACCCGCGTGCCCTCGCCCGGGCCGGTGACGAGCGAGAACCTGCCGGAGTGCCGCTCGCCGCGCGATCGCATCCCGCGCAATCCTATACCCGCGGTGCGAGCGTGCGTCGTATCGAACCCGCGGCCGTCGTCAGTGATCGACAGCGTCACCCCACTCGCCTCGAACGCGAGCTGGACGCGAACGTTCTGCGCACCGGAGTGACGCCAGACGTTGGAGAGCGCCTCCTGCAGCACGCGCAGAAGGTCCCTGCACGCCTCCTGATCGAGATCCCGTGCGCTCCCGCGCACGTCCAGGACGACCGACAGCCCCGACAGCGTGGCGAACTCCTCGACATAGCGCTGCACGGTGCCGGCCACGTCACTCTCCCCCTCGGAGCCCTCCCACTCCAAGACCGAGAAGCGCAGGTCCGTGAGCGCCCCGGCCACGCAGGCGCGCACCTGTCCGAGCCGCGCGTGGACGTCCTCGGGTCCGTCGGAGCCGAGCGCGGTGTCCAGCAGCAGGCTGGCACCCCGCAGCCGGCGCACCACGGTGTCGTGCAGCGCCCTCGTCAGGCGGTTCCGCTCCTCGGCCACGGCATACTCGCCCGCGTGCGCCCGAAGTTCCAGATGTCTGCGGGACATCGACACCTGCTCGGCGAACAAGCCGAGCAGTTCCAGCCGCTCGTCGGAGAAGCCCGATCCGTCTCCGCTCTCGACGACCATCAGGCCGGCCGCCTCGTCTTGGCCGGCGATCGGGACCACGACGGCCGGCGCGTGCACGGCCTCACCGCACACCACCGTGTCTTCCTCGATGAGGATCTGCCGTCCCGCGGCGACCGCCTCGGCGAGGAGCTCGTCGTCTTCGGATCGCGTCGCCGAGGCGCCGCGCCCGCCGAGGACGGGAACCGCGCGCCCGTCGTCCATGAACCAGATCCTCACGCTCGAGAAGCCCATGTCGACCAGCGAGGTCAGGACCACGCCGAGGATCTCGTCGGAGTCCGACCTGTCGAGCATCGCCTCGCCGACGTCCAGGAGCGCCACGATCTCACGCTTGCGGCGATCGACCTCGGCGCGCGTGCGGGTCAGCGCCGACGCGTCCTCGTTCAGACGCCGCCGCACGCGATCGAGCGACCTCACGCTCCCGACGCCGTACGCCCAGATCGTCGAGAGCATGATCACGCCGAAGAAGTCCTGAAGCCCTCCCCAGCCGAACACCTGCGCCGCCGGCCAGCCGCGCAGGAGGCAGACCACGACCGAGGCGGTGCTCCACGCGAGCCCCCCGGCCAGCCCGACGGCGACGCCGCCGTACAGCCCGGGGATGAGCAGGGTGCAGGGCGACAGCACCCAGAACGGCTCACTTGTCCCGGGACCGGGGCCGTTGTCGATGAAGTACAGCGCCGTGAGCAGGGCGAAGTCCACGATGGCGAGCCATGGTCCGCGCTTGACCGCCTCGCTGACGCGCCGGTCGAACAGCGTGAGCACGAGGAGGTAGGCCGCAGCCGCCCCGATCCCGAGCCACACACGCTCCGCGCGCGGCCCGGCGTCCGGGGACAGGATGCCGCTCGTCACGGGTATGACGGCGAGAAGGAGCCACCTCACGACCAGGACGCCTCGAAAGAGCGCGAGGTCGGAGTCGGTGCGCCATGCCGCCGCCATGCGCTCCCGGAGATTCAGCACGGCAGCCACACCTGCACCTGTGCGCCACCGCCGGGCGTCGACTGCACCGACAGCCTGCCCGCGTGGCGCTCTCCGCGGCCGCGCATCTCGCGCAGTCCGGCGCCGGACCCGTGCGTGACCGAGCCCTCGTCGAATCCCACGCCGTCATCGGCGACCGCGAGCGTGACCCCGTGTTCGCCGAACGCGAGCCGCACCTCGACGTGCGAGGCCCGGGCGTGGCACCAGACGTTGCCCAACGCCTCCTGGAGCACGCAGAGGAGGTCCTTGCGCTTGTCCGCGCCGACATCGCGCGGACGGCCACAAACCGTCAGGTCCACAGGCACGTGCGCGAGCGCGGAGAACTCGTCGGAATAGCGCTCCACCACGTGCGGGAGGTCGTCCTCCCACGCCAGGCTGTCCCACTCGAGCACCGAGAAGCGCAGGTCGGTCAGCGCGCCCGCGACGCCGGCCTTCAGCCGGACGAGGTCGGCGCGAAGTGCGTCCGGCAACTCCGACCCGAGCATGGCGTCCAGCAGCAGGTTGGCCCCGTACAGCTTCTGCACGACCGTGTCGTGCAGCTCGAGCGCCATGC
The window above is part of the Actinomycetota bacterium genome. Proteins encoded here:
- a CDS encoding response regulator transcription factor codes for the protein MLRIAIVDDHRVVRDGIEAVLGRDTEFEVVGAYEAGCPFIASLDRCEPDVVVMDMRLPDGLGADFARRAKQVAPSVRILILTGVRSEAEMVMALEAGVDGYLLKDSSSDDLPQAVREVAAGNFYASPEVMRRMRDLSVANGESVTPREAEVLVALRDGLTTDEIGERLHMSASTVKTHLAHLYRKLEARNRVEAVREAIRRGLVEEA
- a CDS encoding radical SAM protein encodes the protein MYPRSPPRAQLARRPARAALGQVGAPHARRRGGGRRRRVGLLPRVRRGLRGLRLRRLHRDRRGAPPAPERGPGDGEVLVSGPGTGVSRLVTQAVRRHLVGPEQRWRFEPPPPGWTPPRVERTSLYLHVPFCRNCCPYCPYTKVPYRPELVGPYTRAALLEVDRWADAVGDAEVTSIYVGGGTPTLALGAVASVLARMRERFRMTGDACIETGPADVDERVVEQLHACGVELVSLGVQSFDAKHLATIGRRYEPAVAESALALLAAGGFASVNADIMFALPGQSTADVLAALDRAAELGADQVTTYPLFTFPYTSVGEYLHLRGVRMPDLATRREQYRAITGWAERNGFARVSVWGFKRGDAPRYSSVTRDGYLGIGPGSGSHLPDGFTLNTFDLGEWERTLCQGRSPIALRMPFDGEMGGWWWLYWRFYDTRIPMASLDDELGADAAKARRWLAAVRAAGLAERRNGTMELTDTGTFWLHLAQNHFALAYVDSVWTGARREPWPDHVDI
- a CDS encoding radical SAM protein, giving the protein MDGRLGYYARWAWRATVTRRPGPLVYGIAPTDRCNLTCRGCAIPGRARPDMTFDALAALLRDARARGFRELYFTGGEPMLWRDGGRTLDDAIAEARRAGFYHVHVYTNGTLGLACGADLAWVSVDGLPETYGRRRGDHFSEVEAAIRAPGHPRTAVIYTVDRTTEGGIEPFLHWVRDTALPVTGVMFYFHTPYYGRDELYLDADERAPVIDRLLACIRDRLPVLNSRAGLLALRSGRWARRTPAAAVADVDGESVCCRASDEVCEDCGYAACTEIVEALRLRPSAVLAMARYW